The following are from one region of the Malassezia vespertilionis chromosome 4, complete sequence genome:
- the GRC3 gene encoding Polynucleotide 5'-hydroxyl-kinase grc3 (EggNog:ENOG503NYZY; COG:S; BUSCO:EOG09261DRB): MRIYAPEVYPAAAIYAAPASEKGGAFPEHDAVLCITASSPGIERIASVCPLAGPDPFLQSTAAPRTFTILADADAFIVPQEWRACIDEIQCASTPKVLVRGPKNAGKSSLAKLLLNALLSTHRFVAFLDLDMGQPEFGPPGFVALHVFDAHQEPGVFGPAWCLARVPLRAHFLGDISPREEPAQYSASVAALLRYFSTELHIYKDESQVLRCLHVEPSSTKTQRTPTTMPLIVNTHGWSKGLGADLVDAAARALGPSHVFALAEQAGLCAWHDTVYAREIQDTRRRTVNAAEVRQLDLLAYLHATQLPRPAMCIAPCWDFTPLLERRPYVVDLRTGLAGGISILPLGAPVVERFALLALNGSLAALVARTPARSTHSDPWRAALSQGTTLPSHAFGLVLLRSIDEQRGALHMLTPLSPDMLAAYLDAECTSLGLVKGALELPIWASLDQQAYADAVQQRPTEPGQLLAGVPRYQVPYLAWPTELLAQGAIGARPRKVRRNVMRRAHAK, encoded by the coding sequence atgcgcatATATGCACCCGAAGTATATCCAGCTGCCGCCATCtacgcagcgccagcgtcCGAAAAAGGCGGCGCATTCCccgagcacgacgcagTGCTTTGCATCACCGCTAGCAGCCCTGGCATCGAGCGGATTGCGAGCGTGTGTCCACTTGCGGGCCCTGACCCATTTCTCCAAAGCACTGCCGCCCCACGCACATTCACGATtcttgccgacgccgacgcaTTCATCGTCCCACAGgaatggcgcgcgtgcataGACGAGATCCAATGTGCCAGCACGCCAAAGGTGCTTGTCCGTGGCCCCAAGAATGCGGGCAAGTCGAGCCTGGCAAAACTCTTGCTGAATGCGCTCCTTTCCACGCACCGCTTTGTCGCATTCCTCGACCTTGACATGGGCCAGCCCGAATTTGGGCCGCCTGGTTttgttgcgctgcatgttTTCGACGCGCATCAGGAGCCTGGTGTTTTTGGCCCTGCGTggtgccttgcgcgcgttcCTCTCCGTGCGCATTTCCTCGGGGACATATCGCCCCGCGAGGAGCCTGCTCAATACAgtgcaagcgtcgcagcgctccTTCGCTATTTTTCTACCGAGCTCCACATCTACAAAGACGAGTCGCAGGTTTTGCGGTGCCTGCACGTCGAGCCCAGCTCTACAaagacgcagcgcacgccgacgaCTATGCCGCTGATTGTCAATACGCACGGCTGGTCCAAAGGGCTCGGCGCCGATCTCGTggacgcagcagcgcgcgccctCGGCCCGTCCCATGTATTTGCGTTGGCGGAGCAAGCTGGCTTGTGTGCGTGGCACGATACTGTATACGCGCGCGAAATACAGGATACAAGGCGGCGCACGGTCAACGCCGCCGAGGTCCGCCAGCTCGACCTGCTTGCATACTTGCATGCTACTCAGCTTCCGCGCCCTGCCatgtgcattgcgccgtgctgggACTTTACGCCACTGCTCGAGCGACGTCCGTACGTTGTCGACCTACGCACAGGTCTGGCCGGGGGTATTTCGATCCTCCCACTCGGCGCCCCCGTCGTGGAGCGTTTCGCCTTGCTTGCATTGAATGGCTCATTGGCTGCACtggtcgcgcgcacgcctGCGCGATCTACCCACAGCGatccatggcgcgctgctctttcGCAAGGTACGACACTGCCGAGTCATGCATTTGGCCTCGTGCTGCTCCGCTCGatcgacgagcagcgcggtgcgctgcatatGCTAACGCCGCTCTCGCCTGACATGCTTGCAGCGTACCTGGACGCGGAGTGCACCTCGCTTGGCCTGGTCAAAGGCGCACTGGAACTGCCGATCTGGGCTTCGCTGGACCAGCAGGCGTACGCGGACGcggtccagcagcgcccTACAGAGCCAGGACAGCTCCTTGCGGGCGTGCCGCGATATCAAGTTCCGTACCTGGCGTGGCCCACAGAGCTGCTAGCCCAAGGTGCGATTGGCGCTCGCCCACGCAAGGTGCGACGCAATGtcatgcgccgcgcgcacgcgaaATAG
- the PMT1 gene encoding dolichyl-phosphate-mannose--protein mannosyltransferase (CAZy:GT39; COG:O; EggNog:ENOG503NUGH; TransMembrane:11 (i46-63o97-115i136-155o161-180i187-205o220-253i274-299o615-636i656-674o680-701i713-733o)) produces MRPRQVNAAPDPTSEHAAYTTSAEKEKQQVGDANISAGSGIRRGEYIMLFLVVLLAAFVRLHRLDRPSSVVFDEVHFGGFAGKYIHQEFFMDVHPPLAKLLLALVAWLRGFKGNFDFESIGNEYLTTPGEEQVPYVSMRLLCALFGLATVPLAYLTLRGLALRPASALLGMLFVTFENALTTQSRLILLDAPLVFFVALSLYTWVSFGNIDARAPFSRPWWAWLFFTGLSLGAVISVKWVGLFTIAAVGLGVVEQLWRHLGNVHTPVRVLVYHLLARALCLIVVPTIFYILTFAVHFAVLCKPGAGATFMSWPFRQTLEGNRSPDTYAEVLLGSKVRMQHYNTVGGYLHSHEHNYETGSGQQQITLYPFPDENNEWYIIRAPNEGEYDHDKDGHMIQPDDEVSRFFDEKVPLRNGATVRLIHAETDLRLHSHESHRPPVTEADYQYEVSGYGFPAQHFGGDANDDWIVEIVRQEHAIPAHTRDDQMIALRTIFRLRHENLHCYLYSHNVNLPEWGFGQQEVMCNSAPRLPNSLWYIETNEHPLLELEARPKMIRYVLPTFFQKFAELQRVMWSVNERLTEHHVYESRPFSWPALKRGINFWTKNHRQVYLFGNPMVWWLGTASVLFYATIRVFLLLRAQRGCNDFSHTLVVYYDRVCAFLAIAWALHYLPFWLMKRQLFLHHYLPALYISILLTAAVFDLATNRVRPRMRMQIALGVSLLAAFVFWRYSPLIYASRWTGDGCQNSILVDSWDFNCVDFPDDVREYSEYESVVNLPEGHASDWYNKLPSVLRNIARPAPNAAVRKPKSVTGAPKPFAPLSESTATAASNATMRAAPNLAGLDQAQRKEAMLQGTSGFAQARNVSSSVSGAQSTSAA; encoded by the exons ATGCGTCCACGTCAAGTGAATGCGGCGCCAGACCCGACGTCTGAGCACGCTGCGTATACGACGAGCGCCGAGAAGGAGAAGCAGCAGGTGGGCGATGCAAATATCTCTGCAGGTTCTGGGattcggcgcggcgagtaCATCATGTTGTTTCTCGtcgtgctgctcgccgcgttTGTGCGCCTCCATCGGCTGGATCGTCCCAGCAGTGTAGT GTTTGACGAAGTGCACTTTGGTGGCTTTGCCGGCAAGTATATCCACCAAGAATTTTTTATGGACGTGCACCCCCCGCTTGCGAAATtgcttcttgcgctcgtgGCATGGCTGCGTGGCTTCAAAGGCAACTTTGACTTTGAGAGTATCGGGAACGAGTACCTCACCACACCGGGCGAAGAGCAGGTGCCGTACGTTTCGATGCGCCTGCTCTGCGCCTTGTTCGGCCTTGCCACCGTGCCTTTGGCCTACTTGACTCTGCGTggcctcgcgctgcgccctgCCTCGGCACTGCTTGGCATGCTGTTTGTCACGTTTGAGAATGCGCTCACGACGCAGTCGCGCCTTATtctgctcgacgcgccgctcgtctTTTTCGTCGCGCTCTCCCTCTACACGTGGGTTTCGTTTGGAAacatcgacgcgcgcgcgcctttctCGCGGCCGTGGTGGGCATGGCTCTTTTTCACCGGTCTCTCGCTTGGTGCGGTCATCTCTGTAAAATGGGTTGGGCTCTTTACCATTGCCGCGGTGGGACTCGgcgtcgtcgagcagctttGGCGGCATCTCGGCAACGTGCATACGCccgtgcgtgtgcttgtCTACCACTTACTAGCACGTGCATTGTGCCTGATTGTCGTCCCCACCATTTTTTACATTCTCACCTTTGCCGTGCATTTTgccgtgctgtgcaagcccggcgccggcgcgacGTTTATGAGCTGGCCGTTCCGCCAGACGCTGGAAGGAAACCGCTCGCCGGATACGTACGCAGAAGTGCTGCTGGGCAGCAAAGTCCGCATGCAGCACTACAATACAGTGGGTGGCTATCTTCACTCCCACGAGCACAATTACGAGACGGGAAGTGGGCAGCAACAGATCACGCTGTACCCCTTCCCCGACGAGAACAATGAATGGTACATTATCCGTGCGCCGAACGAGGGCGAGTACGACCACGACAAGGACGGCCACATGATCCAGCCAGACGACGAGGTGTCGCGCTTTTTCGACGAAAAGGTCCCGCTGCGGAACGGCGCGACGGTGCGCTTGATCCACGCAGAGACCGACCTGCGTTTGCACTCCCACGAAAGCCACCGGCCGCCCGTGACAGAGGCTGACTACCAGTATGAAGTCTCGGGCTACGGTTTtcctgcgcagcacttTGGCGGCGACGCGAACGACGACTGGATCGTCGAGATCGTTCGTCAGGAGCACGCCATTCCGGCGCACACACGCGACGACCAGATGATTGCCTTGCGCACCATTTTCCGCTTACGCCACGAGAATTTGCACTGCTATCTCTACTCGCACAACGTCAATCTCCCCGAGTGGGGCTTTGGCCAGCAGGAAGTCATGTGCAATTCCGCGCCGAGACTGCCCAACTCGCTCTGGTACATTGAGACCAACGAACACCCcttgctcgagctggaggCGCGGCCAAAAATGATTCGCTACGTTTTGCCCACCTTTTTCCAGAAGTTTGCCGAACTGCAGCGTGTTATGTGGTCGGTCAACGAGCGGCTCACGGAGCACCATGTGTACGAATCGCGCCCGTTCTCATGGCCCGCGCTTAAGCGCGGGATCAATTTCTGGACCAAGAACCACCGCCAGGTGTATTTGTTTGGCAACCCGATGGTGTGGTGGCTCGGCACTGCTTCTGTGCTCTTTTACGCCACCATTCGCGTCTTTTTActgctccgcgcgcagcgtggaTGCAACGACTTTAGCCATACGCTTGTCGTGTACTACGACCGTGTATGTGCCTTCTTAGCCATTGCCTGGGCGTTGCATTACCTCCCATTCTGGCTCATGAAACGCCAGCTCTTTTTGCACCACTACCTTCCCGCGCTGTACATTTCCATCCTGCTCACCGCCGCCGTATTCGATCTCGCTACAAACAGGGTGCGGCCGCGGATGCGCATGCAAATCGCGCTGGGCGTCTCGCTCCTCGCTGCGTTCGTCTTTTGGCGCTACTCCCCCCTCATTTacgcctcgcgctggacggGCGACGGATGCCAAAACTCGATCCTCGTCGACTCGTGGGACTTTAACTGCGTCGATTTCCCcgacgatgtgcgcgagtATAGCGAGTACGAGTCGGTGGTCAACCTTCCCGAAGGACACGCCAGCGACTGGTACAACAAGCTACcgagcgtgctgcgcaacatcGCACGCCCTGCCCCCAatgcggccgtgcgcaaacCCAAGTCGGTGACCGGTGCGCCAAAgccatttgcgccgctgagcGAGAGCACAGCGACGGCAGCGAGCAATGCAActatgcgcgcggcgcccaaCTTGGCAGGGCTAGACCAGGCCCAGCGAAAAGAAGCCATGCTCCAGGGCACGAGTGgttttgcgcaagcgcgaaatgtgagcagcagcgtgtcCGGCGCGCAGAGTACCTCAGCAGCATAG
- a CDS encoding 5-formyltetrahydrofolate cyclo-ligase (COG:H; BUSCO:EOG09264PMA; EggNog:ENOG503P30J) produces the protein MTALALAKRSVRRELVPVLGALPRHVIEEQSRQILARLLAMPAYVNAEAISVYLSMPSGEVETWDMCSQILAHGKRLYIPRFSTVGTGEGFAFTRDMNMLRVFSEDELRRGLLRNSWGIDEPTPKYMDAPREDALEPCTGGQGLDLVIVPGVAFDRQGGRLGHGKGYYDRYIQRARAFAEANGLAPPPAIALALAEQVRAPCVPTGEMDVPMDAILTAEEAVMVHRNAQ, from the exons ATGACGGCCTTGGCCCtggcgaagcgcagcgtacgaCGCGAGCTCGTGCCTGTGCTGGGAGCGTTGCCGCGGCATGTAATCGAAGAACAGT CACGGCAGATTTTAGCGCGGCTCCTGGCCATGCCGGCGTATGTGAATGCAGAAGCGATTAGCGTGTACCTGAGCATGCCGTCGGGCGAGGTCGAGACATGGGACATGTGCAGCCAAATTTTAGCCCATGGCAAGCGTCTATACATTCCGCGGTTCAGCACTGTGGGCACAGGAGAGGGGTTCGCGTTTACGCGGGATATGAACATGCTGCGCGTGTTTTCCGAGGACGAGTTGCGTCGTGGGCTCTTGCGCAATTCGTGGGGTATTGACGAGCCGACGCCCAAGTACATGGATGCACCGCGagaggatgcgctcgagccgtGTACGGGGGGCCAGGGGTTGGATCTGGTGATTGTGCCTGGCGTGGCGTTTGATAGACAGGGCGGGCGCTTGGGGCATGGCAAGGGGTACTATGACCGCTATAttcagcgtgcgcgcgcgtttgcagAAGCGAACGGGCTtgcaccgccgcctgcCATTGCACTTGCACTGGCTGAGcaggtgcgtgcgccgtgcgtgccgACAGGGGAAATGGATGTGCCCATGGATGCGATTCTCACTGCGGAGGAAGCCGTGATGGTGCACAGAAACGCGCAATGA
- the NEP1 gene encoding rRNA small subunit pseudouridine methyltransferase Nep1 (COG:J; EggNog:ENOG503NXBG; BUSCO:EOG09263DFA), which yields MSDVEDYFSPDERDEARSVVSEPTHRGRMRMSQLPENRPFRTSRSVTSLRNPYVDESKDDQESEPEPEPEPTPEPEPERKSKLSATAAPHTPAYVLQAEQAKQGATTSKRTGPTLVPQAPKIPKTNAEKNQSRRLIVVLEQACLEAYKISSGSATHARGNKDAGEKYALLNCDDHQKVLAKMGRDISEARPDITHQCLLTLLDSPLNKAGLLQVYIHTAKGVLVEVNPQVRIPRTFKRFSGLMVQLLHRLSIRSMRGSEKLLRVVKNPVTDYFPPNTRKITLSYNAPVQRLSSYLSSISPNENLAVFVGAMAHGEDNFADAFVDEKISISEYSLSASVACGKFCCSLEDLWGIV from the coding sequence ATGTCCGACGTAGAAGACTATTTTTCGCCGGACGAGCGCGATGAGGCGCGGAGCGTGGTGTCAGAGCCAACGCACCGCGGGCGTATGCGCATGTCGCAACTCCCCGAAAATCGCCCATTTCGGACTTCGCGGTCCGTGACGTCCTTGCGGAACCCGTACGTGGACGAGTCGAAGGACGACCAGGAGTCGGAGCcggagccagagccagagccaaCGCCAGAGCCGGAGCCGGAGCGCAAATCAAAACTGTCTGccaccgcagcgccgcacacacCCGCATATGTGCTCCAAGCCGAGCAAGCGAAGCAGGGCGCCACAACGTCGAAGCGAACGGGCCCAACGCTTGTCCCCCAAGCTCCCAAAATCCCCAAGACGAACGCAGAAAAGAACCAGTCGCGCCGCTTGATTGTTGTGCTTGAGCAGGCGTGTCTCGAGGCATACAAGATTTCGAGCGGGAGTGCGacgcatgcgcgcggcaacaAGGACGCTGGCGAAAAGTACGCACTGCTCAACTGCGACGACCACCAAAAAGTGCTCGCGAAGATGGGCCGCGACATTAGCGAGGCACGCCCTGATATTACACACCAGTGTCTGCTCACGCTGCTTGACTCGCCACTGAACAAGGCGGGGCTCTTGCAGGTCTACATTCACACGGCCAAAGGCGTGCTGGTCGAGGTGAATCCCCAGGTGCGTATCCCACGCACGTTTAAGCGATTCAGCGGCTTGATGGTCCAGCTCCTTCACCGTCTTAGCATCCGCAGTATGCGCGGATCCGAAAagcttttgcgcgtcgTCAAGAACCCCGTGACAGACTACTTTCCCCCAAACACGCGCAAGATTACCCTTTCGTACAATGCCCCGGTCCAGCGGCTTTCTTCCTACCTCTCCTCCATCTCCCCCAACGAAAACTTGGCCGTGTTTGTAGGTGCAATGGCCCACGGCGAGGACAATTTTGCGGATGCGTTTGTCGACGAAAAGATTTCCATTAGCGAGTACAGCCtcagcgcgagcgtcgcgtgcggcaAGTTTTGCTGCAGCCTCGAGGACCTGTGGGGAATTGTATAA
- the FLX1 gene encoding mitochondrial FAD carrier protein flx1 (EggNog:ENOG503NY0J; COG:C): MSAKTEQPLSFFANPALDHAFAGTTAGVIGTLCMNPMDLVKTRFQVNTSAFSSDPALRSACYQRIHSRPWLFYLMGGKPGADIFDAMHSIVDKQGWGGLYRGVVPNIVGNASSWGFYFLWYTMIKEYMASSSVVDQPVRLSATDHLLAATESGVITALMTNPIWVVKTRMFTTPLESTALKTTQQGSTAPEAYRGLWHGLVRTVQTEGICGLYRGVGLAVLGVSNGAVQFMAYEQLKQWRTGRELRRRGIKGQLSEAQLDSVKLCNFEYTVISGAAKLVAITLTYPYQVVRSRMQNYVTNHLYPNTWTCVVKTFQAEGVRGFYRGFAMNALRILPGTCVTFVAYENVSWALRRAAAAREDALHP; this comes from the exons ATGTCGGCGAAGACGGAGCAGCCGCTCTCGTTCTTCGCGAATCCGGCGCTCGACCATGCCTTTGCCGGCACAACTGCCGGTGTGATTGGGACGCTGTGCATGAATCCAATGGACCTTGTTAAGACGCGCTTTCAAGTCAATACGTCTGCGTTTTCCTCAGATCCTGCGTTGCGCTCCGCATGCTACCAGCGTATTCACAGCAGGCCATGGCTCTTTTACCTTATGGGCGGCAAGCCAGGGGCCGACATTTTTGATGCAATGCATAGTATAGTGGACAAGCAAGGATGGGGGGGCTTGTaccgcggcgtcgtgccCAATATTGTAGGGAATGCGTCGAGCTGGGGGTTTTATTTTTTATG GTATACTATGATCAAAGAGTACATGGCGAGCTCCTCCGTTGTGGACCAACCCGTAAGGCTGAGCGCGACGGATCATTTGCTCGCCGCGACAGAGAGTGGCGTCATCACCGCGCTCATGACCAATCCCATTTGGGTCGTCAAGACACGCATGTTTACCACGCCCTTAGAAAGTACCGCACTCAAGACGACCCAGCAAGGCAGCACTGCTCCGGAAGCCTACCGTGGCCTGTGGCATGggcttgtgcgcaccgTCCAGACAGAAGGCATCTGCGGCCTTTACCGCGGCGTTGGTCTCGCCGTGCTGGGCGTTTCCAACGGCGCAGTGCAGTTCATGGCCtacgagcagctcaagcaGTGGCGTACTGGACGCGAGCTTCGGCGGCGTGGTATTAAAGGACAGCTCTCCGAGGCACAACTTGACAGTGTCAAGCTGTGCAATTTCGAGTACACAGTCATCTCCGGCGCCGCAAAACTAGTGGCCATCACGTTGACGTACCCATATCAAGTCGTGCGCTCACGTATGCAAAACTATGTGACCAACCACTTGTACCCCAACACATGGACATGCGTTGTGAAAACCTTTCAAGCGGAAGGCGTGCGCGGTTTTTACCGCGGATTTGCGATGAATGCATTGCGCATTCTCCCAGGCACCTGCGTGACGTTTGTGGCGTACGAAAATGTTTCGTGGGCACTGCGTCGTGCGGCAGCTGCACGAGAAGATGCACTGCATCCATAG
- the MBP1 gene encoding Transcription factor mbp1 (MBF subunit p120) (EggNog:ENOG503NTY6; COG:S) has translation MPSVPQGQIFKATYSGVPVYECIIKDVAVMRRRSDAWLNATQILKVVGLDKSQRTRVLEKEVQKGIHEKVQGGYGKYQGTWIPMDVAIALADHYHIRELLEPITSFVPSENSPPPAPKHAIASAGRLKKTASDIMESRRLRASSEENSSEILSYNRSDGSISPSPSDMSSASRTPSPIGPDQAKEMYASRYDARSMQPGGQTLYTPGGRVATPQGYYPYAIQSTPVYEESEPQARYAEIILDYFISETTTIPPLLVTPPPDFDPNMSIDEDEHTALHWACAMGRIRVVKLLLSAGADVFRVNSNGQTALMRAAMFSNNYDLRKFPELFELLHRSILNIDRNDRTVFHHVVDLALSRGKPHASRYYLETMIHRLAEYGEQLADILNFQDDEGETALTMASRARSKRLVKLLLEHGADSKIRNREGKNAEDYIVEDERLRASPSRAGGMAGVRTDGSLASTAHTSEAGQRAGGRAVGLVSTLLHDLADSYDTELAVLEKKLSHAHSLLIQIQSEIADSDRTEASLRADGRNAQDARERVGALEEAYQCAARKRKAVEMEQAWAATEGQLARARDAAQLAPGQLGAAPNADPKIAALLAAPSDLHAELAQLVQQVNEALARRDAAEKAHLEALRTEGTGRTITMYRRLIAAGCGNIPISEVDGVVNIVSEHLEEHGAAKLEDDAPPNEPPRMETPLQHAS, from the coding sequence ATGCCGTCCGTGCCGCAGGGGCAGATCTTTAAGGCGACGTACTCGGGTGTGCCCGTGTACGAATGCATCATCAAGGATGTCGCGGTGATGCGGAGACGCAGTGATGCGTGGCTGAATGCGACACAGATCCTGAAAGTGGTTGGGCTGGACAagtcgcagcgcacgcgtgtGCTGGAAAAGGAAGTACAGAAAGGAATTCACGAAAAGGTGCAAGGTGGGTACGGCAAGTACCAGGGTACCTGGATTCCAATGGATGTGGCGATTGCGCTGGCGGACCACTACCACATTCgcgagctcctcgagccGATCACCTCGTTTGTTCCTTCGGAAAactcgccgccgccggcgccaaagcacgcgATTGCATCGGCAGGGCGCCTCAAGAAAACAGCGAGTGATATCATGgagtcgcggcgcttgcgtgcgtcCAGTGAGGAAAATAGCAGCGAGATCCTCAGTTACAACCGCTCCGATGGCAGCATCAGTCCCTCGCCGAGCGATatgagcagcgcgagtcgTACACCGAGTCCGATTGGGCCGGATCAAGCGAAAGAGATGTACGCATCGCGCTACGATGCACGCAGCATGCAGCCTGGTGGACAGACTTTGTATACGCCGGGCGGCCGGGTCGCTACACCGCAAGGATACTATCCCTACGCGATCCAATCCACCCCTGTATATGAAGAGAGCGAGCCGCAAGCACGGTATGCCGAGATTATCCTTGACTATTTTATCAGCGAGACGACCACGATCCCACCGCTACTTGTCACCCCCCCACCCGACTTTGACCCGAACATGAGCATCGACGAGGATGAGCAcactgcgctgcattggGCGTGTGCCATGGGCCGTATTCGCGTGGTGAAACTGCTGCTTTCTGCAGGCGCCGACGTATTCCGTGTGAACAGCAACGGGCAAACGGCGCTGATGCGTGCGGCCATGTTTAGCAACAATTACGATCTGCGTAAATTTCCCGAGTTGTTCGAGCTCTTACACCGCAGTATTCTCAACATTGACCGCAACGACCGCACCGTCTTCCACCATGTGGTCGACCTCGCGCTTAGCCGCGGAAAGCCACACGCGAGTCGGTACTACCTCGAGACGATGATCCATCGCCTCGCAGAGTACGGCGAACAGCTTGCAGATATTCTCAACTTCCAAGACGACGAGGGTGAGACAGCGCTCACCATGGCGTCCCGCGCGCGGtccaagcgcctcgtcaagctgctgctcgagcacggcgccgacTCAAAAATACGGAATCGCGAAGGGAAGAATGCAGAAGACTATATTGTCGAAGACGAGCGCCTCCGTGCAAgtccgtcgcgcgcaggGGGCATGGCAGGCGTACGGACCGATGGCTCGCTTGCGTCAACAGCACATACCTCGGAGGCGGGACAACGCGCGGGcgggcgcgccgtcggGCTGGTCTCGACGCTTTTGCACGACCTCGCGGATAGTTACGATACAGAGCTTGCCGTTCTGGAAAAGAAACTCTCACATGCGCACTCGCTGCTTATCCAGATCCAAAGCGAGATTGCAGATAGCGATCGTACAGAGGcttccttgcgcgccgatgGCCGCAATGCGCAAGATGCCAGGGAACGTGTAGGCGCGTTGGAAGAGGCCTaccaatgcgccgcgcggaaaCGCAAGGCAGTTGAGATGGAGCAGGCATGGGCAGCGACAGAGGgacagctcgcgcgcgcgcgcgacgctgcacaacTTGCGCCGGGtcagcttggcgcggcgccgaatGCGGACCCCAAGATTGCCGCActtcttgccgcgccgagcgatTTGCACGCCGAATTggcgcagcttgtgcagcaaGTCAACGAGGCATTAGCACGTCGCGATGCTGCAGAAAAGGCACATCTTGAGGCATTGCGGACCGAAGGCACGGGGCGTACAATAACCATGTATCGACGCTTGATTGCGGCTGGTTGTGGAAACATTCCGATCAGTGAAGTCGATGGTGTGGTAAATATAGTGAGCGAGCACCTCGaggagcacggcgcagccaAGCTTGAGGATGACGCACCTCCCAACGAGCCGCCGCGGATGGAGACGCCTCTCCAGCATGCGTCGTAG